A genome region from Akkermansiaceae bacterium includes the following:
- a CDS encoding phosphotransferase: protein MELQQIAARFILPGPVVAHEEITTGLINTTYAITCRSGKKDVRFILQSINSAVFPEPERVMENIFHVTLHIGSRDPGTEQIQLIPIHEGRSWLRLPNNTIWRCYPYHEETESYDKIDSPELAFRAAAAFGRFQSRLSDLDPSTLHETIPNFHHTPTYFAKLLAAVKSDPVGRLAGAQAEVDFILSKESLTTALTGAGLPVRITHNDTKISNILFPTDPALPPIVIDLDTVMPGLSLFDYGDMVRSAASSAAEDEPDLEKVFIINQLRDALTEGYLSTAGDFLTPREKALLPLSPKVITLELATRFLTDHLLGDKYFRVKFPDHNLVRARNQLALLKSM from the coding sequence ATGGAACTCCAGCAAATCGCCGCCCGCTTCATCCTGCCGGGCCCCGTCGTCGCACATGAGGAAATCACCACCGGCCTCATCAACACCACCTACGCCATCACCTGCCGGAGCGGCAAAAAGGATGTCCGTTTCATCCTCCAGTCCATCAACTCCGCCGTCTTCCCGGAGCCGGAGAGGGTCATGGAAAACATCTTCCACGTCACCCTCCACATCGGCTCACGGGATCCCGGCACCGAGCAGATCCAGCTCATCCCCATCCACGAAGGCCGCAGCTGGCTGCGCCTGCCCAACAATACCATCTGGCGCTGCTACCCCTACCACGAGGAAACGGAATCCTACGACAAGATCGACTCGCCGGAGCTCGCCTTCCGCGCCGCCGCCGCCTTCGGCCGCTTCCAGTCCCGCCTCTCGGATCTCGATCCCTCCACCCTCCATGAGACCATCCCGAATTTCCACCACACCCCCACCTACTTCGCGAAACTCCTCGCCGCCGTGAAATCCGATCCCGTAGGCCGCCTCGCCGGAGCGCAGGCAGAGGTCGATTTCATCCTCTCCAAGGAAAGCCTCACCACCGCCCTCACCGGCGCAGGCCTGCCCGTCCGCATCACCCACAACGACACGAAAATCTCCAACATCCTCTTCCCAACAGATCCCGCCCTCCCCCCCATCGTCATCGACCTCGATACGGTCATGCCCGGCCTGTCCCTCTTCGATTACGGCGACATGGTCCGCTCCGCCGCATCCAGCGCCGCCGAGGACGAGCCGGATCTCGAAAAGGTCTTCATCATCAACCAGCTGCGCGACGCCCTCACCGAAGGCTATCTCTCCACCGCCGGCGATTTCCTCACACCCCGGGAAAAAGCCCTGCTGCCCCTCTCTCCCAAGGTCATCACCCTGGAGCTCGCCACCCGCTTCCTCACCGACCACCTCCTCGGCGACAAGTATTTCCGCGTGAAATTCCCCGACCACAACCTCGTCCGAGCACGCAACCAGCTTGCGCTGCTGAAATCGATGTGA
- a CDS encoding class I SAM-dependent methyltransferase: protein MTTSEPQKIPLGKYRDYKKWGWYRLLPGVWLRWVASPHPVRALEIGAFDGVSANVMLDSIFTHPDSTVDTIDPYLADPTTPQVGPHTRALFEENTRRGCHGGRVRLHVGKSLEVLTRMLADGAVESFDVVFIDGSHRGADVLTDAVLSWPLLRPGGILIFDDYDWGGSISPHRRPKEAIQAFEAAFVESLVPLYRGTQKIYRKVGVPGGLRNERGEALSQTCAIIGTYDSGSSLLSSIMECFGYNIARPTREDFFESASLRDILVRAIDEPGTALRITPDQLVSELAEWHSRIRTEAPALCVKHPLLGLCLPETGRAWGKDTVFIHAKRPLEKSIRGLERRGWFPEPERMQRVIHKCIDDWIGRGNPCLSADYEELLAAPEIAIPKLARDLGINVPGSVIDRAVAMVERRGV from the coding sequence ATGACGACATCCGAACCGCAGAAAATCCCTCTCGGCAAGTATCGCGATTACAAGAAATGGGGCTGGTACCGGTTGCTTCCCGGGGTCTGGCTGCGCTGGGTGGCCAGTCCTCATCCCGTCCGGGCACTGGAGATCGGCGCTTTCGATGGTGTCAGTGCGAATGTGATGCTGGACTCAATTTTCACCCACCCGGATTCCACGGTGGATACCATCGATCCTTATTTGGCAGATCCGACGACCCCACAGGTCGGTCCGCACACGCGGGCGCTATTCGAGGAAAACACGCGCCGCGGCTGCCATGGGGGGCGGGTGCGGCTGCATGTGGGCAAGTCGCTCGAAGTTCTCACAAGAATGCTCGCAGATGGTGCGGTGGAAAGTTTCGATGTGGTGTTCATCGATGGCAGTCACCGCGGAGCGGATGTTCTGACGGATGCGGTTCTGTCCTGGCCGCTTCTGAGGCCCGGTGGGATTCTGATTTTCGACGATTACGACTGGGGAGGAAGTATTTCGCCACACCGCCGACCGAAGGAAGCCATTCAGGCTTTCGAAGCCGCATTCGTAGAGTCGCTGGTGCCCCTGTATCGCGGCACCCAAAAGATTTATCGGAAAGTCGGTGTGCCGGGAGGGCTGCGCAATGAAAGGGGAGAAGCGTTAAGCCAGACTTGCGCGATCATCGGCACCTATGACTCCGGCTCCTCGCTCTTGTCATCGATCATGGAATGTTTCGGGTACAATATCGCCAGGCCAACCCGAGAGGATTTCTTCGAATCCGCTTCGCTGCGGGACATCCTTGTGCGTGCCATTGATGAACCGGGGACGGCGCTGCGTATTACGCCCGACCAACTTGTGTCAGAGCTCGCCGAGTGGCACTCGCGGATCAGAACGGAAGCGCCGGCGCTGTGCGTCAAACACCCCTTGCTCGGACTGTGCCTGCCTGAAACAGGAAGGGCATGGGGCAAGGATACGGTTTTCATCCATGCGAAAAGGCCGTTGGAAAAGTCCATCCGTGGCTTGGAGCGGCGCGGGTGGTTCCCGGAGCCGGAAAGGATGCAGCGAGTCATCCATAAGTGCATCGACGATTGGATCGGGAGGGGAAATCCCTGCCTGTCGGCTGATTATGAAGAATTGCTGGCCGCCCCCGAGATCGCGATTCCAAAACTGGCGAGAGACCTGGGAATCAATGTGCCGGGTTCGGTCATTGACCGGGCTGTCGCAATGGTTGAACGCCGTGGTGTTTAG
- a CDS encoding RNA-binding protein, giving the protein MPPTNAGSEQLTGIKVDSDLLHTEKILSDRKTFFLDLKQNSRGMVVKITEDVGGNRDTIMVPAEILGDFIAALTDIKLTADEQE; this is encoded by the coding sequence ATGCCCCCAACCAATGCTGGCAGCGAACAACTTACTGGGATTAAAGTGGATAGCGACCTTTTGCATACGGAAAAAATTCTCTCGGACAGGAAGACATTCTTCCTCGATCTCAAGCAGAACTCACGGGGGATGGTGGTGAAAATCACCGAGGATGTCGGCGGAAACAGGGACACCATCATGGTGCCAGCGGAAATCCTCGGGGATTTCATCGCGGCGCTGACGGATATCAAGCTGACGGCGGACGAGCAGGAGTGA
- a CDS encoding twin-arginine translocation signal domain-containing protein, with protein sequence MNDIQTSSNLTRRSFIKRSVVAAVAVSSMTIFSGLVRASNYNPPPPPKPCVVKTKDILIGDVYAWTLCWYANAKASCANNSEICGKSITPDPDTGIAQDQFVVCSLHKSELTAQMCDTR encoded by the coding sequence ATGAACGACATTCAGACGTCCAGCAACCTCACACGCCGATCCTTCATCAAGCGCAGCGTCGTCGCCGCCGTTGCCGTATCCAGTATGACCATTTTCTCGGGGCTGGTGCGGGCCAGTAACTATAACCCGCCACCCCCACCTAAGCCCTGCGTCGTCAAAACCAAAGATATATTAATTGGTGATGTATACGCTTGGACTCTTTGTTGGTATGCGAATGCGAAAGCATCATGTGCAAACAATTCAGAAATTTGTGGAAAATCCATCACGCCGGATCCTGATACCGGAATTGCGCAGGATCAATTCGTGGTGTGCTCGTTACATAAAAGTGAATTAACCGCTCAGATGTGCGACACCAGATAA
- a CDS encoding HU family DNA-binding protein: MNKADLVEAIQKALGADATKRSAEEALDAVLSSIAKGVKKDSKVQIIGFGTFEVKKRAARMGRNPKTGAALKIAASKSVGFKASSVLKGSL; encoded by the coding sequence ATGAACAAAGCAGACCTTGTAGAAGCCATCCAAAAAGCCCTCGGAGCAGACGCCACCAAGCGTTCCGCTGAAGAAGCCCTCGACGCAGTCCTCTCCTCCATCGCCAAAGGCGTGAAGAAGGACTCGAAAGTCCAGATCATCGGATTCGGAACTTTCGAAGTGAAGAAGCGCGCAGCCCGCATGGGACGCAACCCGAAAACCGGAGCAGCCCTCAAAATCGCCGCCTCGAAGTCGGTCGGTTTCAAGGCATCCTCCGTGCTGAAGGGAAGCCTGTGA
- a CDS encoding metallophosphoesterase → MKGKLFTRRRMLRLAVYGGGAATLGHTALVEPFWLELVERNLPVRDLPAGLKGKTLVQISDIHCGGLVSENYLIESFKRVAALRPDIVVYTGDFVSVDAETEGSMARVFPHLPKGEIGTVASLGNHDYGVSFLEEEWAQKIIRALGERGIPVLRNETLDISGLQIMGLDDSWAERIDLEKGLASLDPGRASLVLSHNPDTVDQGDWQSYQGWILSGHTHGGQCKPPFLAPPVLPVANKLYTAGHFSLKGGRDLYINRALGYLHQVRFNVRPEVTVFELV, encoded by the coding sequence ATGAAGGGAAAACTTTTTACGCGGCGGCGTATGCTGAGGCTGGCCGTGTATGGCGGAGGTGCGGCGACGCTGGGCCATACAGCCTTGGTGGAGCCTTTCTGGCTGGAGCTGGTGGAGCGGAATCTACCGGTCAGGGATCTCCCCGCAGGACTGAAGGGCAAGACTCTCGTCCAGATCAGCGATATCCACTGCGGCGGCCTTGTGTCCGAAAATTATCTGATAGAGAGTTTCAAAAGGGTTGCCGCCCTGAGGCCGGATATCGTTGTGTACACAGGGGATTTCGTGTCAGTGGATGCGGAGACGGAGGGCAGCATGGCGCGGGTTTTCCCGCATTTGCCGAAGGGCGAGATCGGGACGGTCGCCAGCCTGGGGAACCATGATTACGGTGTCAGCTTCCTGGAGGAGGAGTGGGCGCAGAAAATCATCCGTGCACTCGGAGAGCGCGGCATCCCGGTTTTGCGCAACGAAACGCTCGATATCAGCGGCCTCCAGATCATGGGGCTGGACGATTCGTGGGCGGAGCGGATCGATTTGGAAAAAGGGCTCGCCTCGCTGGATCCCGGGCGCGCCTCGCTGGTCCTGAGCCACAATCCGGATACGGTCGATCAGGGCGATTGGCAATCATACCAAGGCTGGATCCTCTCCGGCCACACCCACGGCGGCCAGTGCAAGCCGCCCTTCCTTGCCCCACCGGTTCTCCCCGTGGCGAACAAACTTTACACCGCCGGGCATTTCAGCCTCAAGGGCGGGCGTGACCTCTACATAAACCGTGCCCTCGGCTACCTCCATCAGGTGCGCTTCAACGTCCGCCCGGAAGTGACCGTTTTCGAGCTGGTCTAG
- a CDS encoding tRNA-dihydrouridine synthase family protein: MRDLIPEKRPALVLAPMQDVTDLPFMRVLGRRSLPDWFVTEYFRIHPDSRLNRYILRSISENETGRPIFAQMIGRDIPNLVRSARELSRYPIAGIDLNLGCPAPVVCRKDAGGGLLRSPETIHEILGALRDAVPGRLTVKTRLGYHEPDEFPGLLEVFKRHAIDGLTIHGRTVADRYATPVKPECVRLAVETMPCPVIANGNVVDTQTALALHRKTGAAGLMVGRGAIRNPWLYGQISAAFAGQPIARPSHRDLHGYIMELSEELAREHPDFDPLLHVQRMKKTMVYICEGISGDFSHAIRRMKTPAEFSSLCGAHLGSDDPLPTMPPQESRVFCGFRELLR; this comes from the coding sequence ATGCGCGACCTCATACCAGAAAAACGCCCCGCGCTTGTACTTGCGCCGATGCAGGACGTCACGGACTTGCCCTTCATGCGGGTACTCGGGCGGCGCAGCCTGCCGGATTGGTTCGTCACCGAGTATTTTCGCATTCACCCGGACTCGCGGCTCAACCGATACATTCTCCGCTCGATTTCCGAAAATGAAACCGGCCGCCCCATCTTCGCGCAGATGATAGGCCGCGATATCCCGAACCTCGTCCGCTCCGCCCGCGAGCTTTCCCGGTATCCCATCGCCGGGATCGATCTGAATCTCGGCTGCCCCGCACCCGTCGTCTGCCGCAAGGATGCGGGCGGCGGCCTGCTCAGATCACCGGAAACGATCCACGAAATCCTCGGCGCCCTCCGCGATGCCGTCCCCGGGCGCCTCACCGTGAAGACTCGGCTCGGCTACCACGAGCCCGATGAGTTCCCGGGGTTGCTGGAGGTTTTCAAACGCCATGCCATCGACGGGCTCACCATCCATGGCCGCACCGTCGCTGACCGCTACGCCACCCCGGTGAAGCCGGAATGCGTCCGGCTCGCCGTGGAGACGATGCCCTGCCCTGTCATCGCCAATGGGAATGTGGTCGATACGCAAACCGCCCTCGCCCTCCACCGCAAAACCGGAGCGGCCGGCCTGATGGTGGGGCGCGGCGCGATCCGGAACCCATGGCTCTACGGGCAGATCTCCGCTGCGTTTGCCGGGCAGCCCATCGCCAGGCCCAGTCACCGGGATCTGCACGGATACATCATGGAGCTTTCCGAAGAGCTCGCCCGCGAGCATCCGGATTTCGATCCCCTGCTCCACGTCCAGCGCATGAAAAAGACCATGGTTTACATCTGCGAGGGCATTTCCGGGGATTTCAGCCACGCCATCCGCCGCATGAAAACACCTGCGGAATTTTCCTCGCTATGCGGCGCACACCTCGGCAGCGACGATCCGCTGCCAACCATGCCCCCGCAGGAATCGCGGGTCTTCTGCGGCTTCCGGGAGTTGCTCCGCTGA
- a CDS encoding sulfatase, which produces MKPILLLLLALLPLCAAAKPNFIIIFTDDQGFNDLGSFGSEAIRTPHLDRMAKEGRRLTNFMVPSPVCTPSRAGLLTGCYPKRINMHQGVIFPTSQRGLNPEERTIADHLKAAGYATACIGKWHLGHYPEVLPRAQGFDSYYGIPYSNDMNHTAYEGKTRVPSDESWINQDRETKAWKTPLVSNEEIIELPVNQRTITRRYTDKAIEFVTANKERPFFLYLPHSMPHIPLFVPEDAYDPDPRNAYKCVIEHIDAEVGRLMDAVRREGLADNTWVIFTSDNGPWLQFKNHGGSAKPLRAGKGTNFEGGQRVPAIIWAPGRVPAGSSSDELASTIDLLPTIAALAGESLPTDHIIDGMDISAELTGDGPSPRDEFLYYSSRGLLTGIRKGPWKLLILPEGQKSYFEKTVGTFLFKLDEDLGEQNNLAERLPDKVAELTALMKKRDADLTAASRPAWTTKAPHPWPDSLSN; this is translated from the coding sequence TTGAAACCGATACTCCTGCTCCTCCTCGCCCTCCTGCCGCTCTGCGCGGCGGCCAAGCCGAATTTCATCATCATCTTCACCGACGACCAGGGTTTCAACGACCTCGGCTCCTTCGGCTCGGAGGCGATCCGGACCCCGCACCTCGACCGGATGGCGAAGGAAGGGCGCCGGCTGACGAACTTCATGGTTCCCAGCCCGGTCTGCACCCCTTCCCGCGCCGGACTCCTGACCGGTTGTTACCCGAAGCGCATCAACATGCACCAGGGAGTCATCTTCCCCACAAGCCAACGGGGGCTCAACCCGGAGGAGCGCACCATCGCCGACCACCTGAAGGCCGCCGGCTACGCCACCGCCTGCATCGGCAAGTGGCACCTCGGTCATTACCCGGAGGTGCTCCCCCGCGCCCAGGGCTTCGACAGTTATTACGGGATCCCCTACTCGAACGACATGAACCACACCGCCTACGAGGGCAAGACGCGGGTGCCGAGCGACGAATCGTGGATCAACCAGGATCGCGAGACGAAGGCCTGGAAGACGCCCCTCGTCAGCAACGAGGAGATCATCGAGCTCCCGGTCAATCAGCGCACCATAACCCGCCGCTACACCGACAAGGCGATCGAGTTCGTCACCGCCAACAAGGAACGGCCGTTCTTCCTCTACCTGCCGCACAGCATGCCCCACATCCCGCTTTTCGTCCCCGAGGACGCCTACGACCCCGACCCGCGGAACGCCTACAAGTGCGTCATCGAACACATCGACGCCGAGGTGGGCCGCCTCATGGATGCGGTGCGCCGGGAAGGCCTCGCCGACAACACCTGGGTGATCTTCACCAGCGACAACGGCCCTTGGCTCCAGTTCAAGAATCACGGCGGCTCGGCCAAACCGCTCCGCGCCGGCAAGGGGACCAACTTCGAGGGCGGCCAACGGGTCCCCGCCATCATCTGGGCCCCGGGGCGCGTCCCCGCCGGCAGCAGCAGCGACGAACTGGCCTCCACCATCGACCTTCTCCCCACCATCGCCGCCCTCGCCGGGGAGTCCCTCCCCACCGACCACATCATTGACGGCATGGACATCTCCGCAGAGCTCACCGGCGACGGGCCGTCCCCGCGTGACGAGTTTCTCTACTACTCCAGCCGGGGCCTGCTGACCGGCATCCGCAAGGGGCCGTGGAAACTCCTCATCCTGCCCGAAGGCCAGAAGAGCTATTTCGAAAAGACCGTCGGAACCTTCCTCTTCAAGCTCGATGAGGATCTCGGGGAGCAGAACAACCTCGCCGAAAGGCTTCCCGACAAGGTCGCCGAACTCACCGCTCTCATGAAAAAGCGCGACGCGGATCTCACCGCCGCTTCCCGGCCGGCGTGGACGACGAAGGCCCCACATCCGTGGCCGGACAGCTTGAGCAATTAG
- a CDS encoding cobalamin biosynthesis protein P47K, translating into MSEFIFTEAGSEDRRMVLIGGFLGAGKTTLIGHLSRWLERSGLQVGLVTNDQGKGLMDTDSARRVSSPGGVEEITGGCFCCRLDDLVGAVERMDRESRPDVIVAEPVGSCTDLVATVILPLEAVYQVPFTLSPYSVVLDARRALATLGGRRNARDFHRDVGYVYRKQIEEAEWLVVNKTDLLEGEDLQDLESRLAGAYPGKRVFLVSGKSGVGLEEWFAALIGARSAPKDVMEVDYERYARGEAMLGWVNSEARCRVIGAAEDGFDWGAWLMETGGKISEELARQGNEVGHFKMSVETGSRRWRLHQVMSGENPLLHEDALMTPTEEEGRLLVNLRAEGDAEMLESIVDSAFRNQDLVSVGFLNRAAFQPAKPVPTHRIAALAPPLA; encoded by the coding sequence ATGAGTGAATTTATTTTTACGGAGGCAGGGAGCGAAGACCGCCGGATGGTGCTGATCGGTGGCTTCCTGGGAGCGGGAAAAACGACCTTGATCGGTCATCTCAGCCGCTGGCTGGAGCGGAGCGGCCTGCAGGTGGGGCTGGTCACGAACGATCAGGGTAAGGGTTTGATGGATACGGATTCCGCCAGGCGGGTAAGCTCACCGGGCGGAGTGGAGGAAATCACCGGGGGGTGTTTTTGCTGTCGCCTCGATGATCTGGTGGGTGCGGTGGAGCGCATGGACAGGGAAAGCCGCCCCGATGTGATTGTGGCGGAGCCGGTGGGCAGCTGCACCGATCTGGTCGCGACAGTCATCCTGCCGCTGGAGGCGGTTTACCAGGTTCCTTTCACGCTTTCCCCTTACTCCGTGGTCTTGGACGCCCGGCGTGCGCTTGCGACTTTGGGCGGGCGGCGCAATGCGAGGGATTTCCACCGGGACGTGGGCTATGTGTACCGGAAGCAGATCGAGGAGGCTGAGTGGCTGGTGGTGAACAAAACGGATCTTCTGGAGGGAGAGGATCTCCAGGATCTGGAGTCGCGGCTGGCTGGGGCATATCCGGGGAAACGGGTGTTCCTCGTTTCGGGCAAATCGGGCGTGGGATTGGAAGAGTGGTTCGCGGCGCTGATCGGCGCCCGGAGTGCGCCGAAGGATGTAATGGAGGTGGACTACGAACGCTATGCACGTGGCGAGGCCATGCTGGGCTGGGTCAACTCCGAGGCACGCTGCCGCGTGATCGGTGCTGCGGAGGACGGCTTCGATTGGGGAGCTTGGCTCATGGAAACGGGAGGGAAAATTTCGGAGGAACTCGCCCGGCAGGGCAACGAGGTGGGGCACTTCAAGATGAGCGTGGAGACAGGGAGCCGCCGCTGGCGTCTGCACCAGGTGATGAGCGGCGAGAACCCGCTCCTCCATGAGGATGCACTCATGACACCAACGGAGGAAGAAGGTCGCCTGCTGGTGAACCTGCGCGCCGAGGGAGATGCGGAAATGCTGGAGTCAATCGTCGATTCCGCCTTCCGCAATCAGGATCTCGTATCGGTCGGGTTCCTGAACCGTGCCGCGTTCCAACCAGCGAAACCGGTACCCACCCACCGGATTGCTGCGTTGGCACCGCCGTTGGCGTGA
- a CDS encoding MBL fold metallo-hydrolase has product MENTPTEPSRREFIGGLGAAFATLGLAAPLAAKQAATDGAGNAIPEKTISNPYIYKFFIGKFEAWSISDGYGTFTKGVTNKMWPPDDRPDMSKALAALGERPDDMTLYVNILLLRKDKEIILVDAGFGPHQKTTWGWLADAMDSIGIAFADVTHALLSHSHIDHIGGLASGGEILFPNAAVHVLREELDFWRAKEPDFSKSHRTDDIPAMIRNVRNSFDTLQPNLVIHKDGDRILDGAITILSAPGHTDGHAIFRISSEGESLLHISDLAHNHVLMFENPGWFIDFDHNPEAAIATRKKVFAEIATTRERTYGFHLPWPGLGVVIPNGRKGYQWVAESHRWDF; this is encoded by the coding sequence ATGGAAAACACCCCCACGGAACCTTCCCGCCGCGAATTCATCGGCGGCCTTGGCGCGGCCTTCGCCACGCTCGGCCTGGCGGCCCCCCTCGCCGCCAAGCAGGCCGCAACGGATGGAGCGGGCAACGCGATCCCTGAAAAGACGATCTCCAACCCCTACATCTACAAGTTCTTCATCGGAAAATTCGAGGCATGGTCGATCAGCGACGGCTACGGGACTTTCACCAAGGGCGTAACCAACAAGATGTGGCCACCGGATGATAGGCCGGATATGTCCAAAGCTCTCGCCGCCCTCGGGGAACGCCCGGATGACATGACGCTCTATGTGAACATCCTGCTCCTGCGGAAGGACAAGGAGATCATCCTCGTGGACGCCGGCTTCGGCCCCCACCAGAAAACTACCTGGGGCTGGCTTGCCGACGCGATGGATTCCATCGGCATCGCCTTCGCGGATGTCACCCACGCGCTGCTAAGCCACTCGCACATCGACCACATCGGCGGCCTCGCGAGCGGCGGCGAAATCCTTTTCCCCAACGCCGCGGTCCACGTGCTCCGCGAGGAGCTCGACTTCTGGCGCGCCAAGGAACCGGATTTCTCGAAATCCCACCGCACCGACGACATCCCCGCGATGATCAGAAATGTCCGCAACTCCTTCGACACCCTCCAGCCCAACCTCGTGATCCACAAGGACGGCGACCGGATCCTCGACGGCGCGATCACGATCCTCTCCGCCCCGGGCCACACCGACGGCCACGCGATCTTCCGCATCAGCTCCGAAGGCGAGTCCCTCCTCCACATCTCCGATCTCGCCCACAACCACGTGCTCATGTTCGAGAACCCCGGCTGGTTCATCGACTTCGACCACAACCCGGAAGCCGCCATCGCGACGCGGAAAAAAGTCTTCGCCGAAATCGCAACCACCCGCGAGCGCACCTACGGCTTCCACCTCCCCTGGCCCGGCCTCGGCGTCGTCATCCCCAACGGCCGCAAGGGCTACCAATGGGTGGCCGAGTCGCATCGGTGGGATTTCTGA
- the atpB gene encoding F0F1 ATP synthase subunit A, with amino-acid sequence MTRFTAMISIWLLGLASAFGAEGGHDHLPLHAEEIFKVGPLVVTNSMIMVWIVAAFIILIAQLATKNMKLIPAGFQNTVEWLVESLYNFLEGILGPALVKKTFWFFGSIFILILFVNWFGLIPGVGTVGFKLTGSGVESHDVFRPFLRGGNADLNMTIAMSVTFALLWFYWAIRENNLKGFLAHIFAPKGKFVGFILVPMILVFGFVGVLEVISILFRPVALSFRLYGNVYAGESILENVMLLFGTGHIGEWFGWIPVIPFYFLELLVGLIQALVFMLLTSVFLKLICDHGEDHDEHPH; translated from the coding sequence ATGACCCGTTTCACCGCAATGATCTCTATCTGGCTGCTCGGCCTCGCATCGGCGTTCGGCGCGGAAGGTGGGCATGACCATCTTCCCCTCCATGCCGAGGAGATTTTCAAAGTGGGGCCGCTGGTCGTCACCAATTCCATGATCATGGTCTGGATCGTTGCCGCTTTCATTATCCTGATCGCGCAGCTTGCGACCAAGAACATGAAACTCATCCCGGCAGGCTTCCAGAACACCGTCGAGTGGCTTGTGGAAAGCCTCTACAATTTCCTTGAGGGAATCCTCGGCCCGGCCCTCGTGAAGAAGACCTTCTGGTTCTTCGGCTCCATCTTTATCCTCATCCTCTTCGTCAACTGGTTCGGGCTCATCCCCGGTGTCGGCACCGTGGGATTCAAGCTCACCGGCAGCGGTGTGGAATCCCACGATGTGTTCCGCCCGTTCCTGCGCGGTGGAAACGCGGATCTGAACATGACCATCGCCATGTCAGTCACCTTCGCCCTGCTCTGGTTCTACTGGGCCATCCGTGAAAACAACCTCAAAGGCTTCCTCGCACACATCTTCGCTCCGAAAGGGAAATTCGTCGGCTTCATCCTCGTCCCGATGATCCTGGTCTTCGGATTCGTGGGTGTGCTTGAAGTGATCTCCATCCTTTTCCGCCCCGTGGCCCTTTCCTTCCGCCTTTATGGAAACGTCTATGCCGGAGAGAGCATTCTGGAAAACGTGATGCTCCTTTTTGGAACAGGCCACATCGGAGAGTGGTTCGGTTGGATTCCGGTCATCCCGTTCTATTTCCTGGAGCTCCTCGTCGGCCTCATCCAGGCGCTTGTTTTCATGCTGCTCACCTCCGTTTTCCTCAAGCTCATCTGCGACCATGGCGAGGACCATGACGAGCATCCGCACTAA